In the Phaseolus vulgaris cultivar G19833 chromosome 7, P. vulgaris v2.0, whole genome shotgun sequence genome, one interval contains:
- the LOC137829129 gene encoding uncharacterized protein — translation MSDKEGTSNVAKSAAMAEIVVGVIHAKIARQVWEDLCDQFGQKNAPTIFQIQKAIATVSQGTILVASYYIKLKTLWDELELYRSPIVCNQTKEHQIEKEKDKLMQFLLGLNDSFKTIKSNILVMNPLPNVRQAYSLSVQEETQQ, via the exons ATGTCTGATAAAGAAGGTACTAGTAACGTCGCCAAGTCGGCTGCCATG GCAGAGATAGTCGTAGGGGTAATTCACGCGAAGATCGCCCGTCAAGTTTGGGAAGATCTCTGCGACCAGTTCGGACAGAAGAATGCACCAACCATTTTTCAAATTCAGAAGGCAATAGCAACTGTGTCCCAAGGTACGATATTAGTGGCTTCATACTACATCAAACTCAAAACGTTGTGGGATGAACTCGAGCTATATCGTTCACCCATAGTTTGTAATCAGACAAAGGAGCACCAGATCGAGAAGGAAAAAGATAAACTTATGCAATTCCTTTTGGGGTTGAATGATTCGTTCAAAACAATCAAGTCCAATATTCTTGTCATGAATCCTCTACCAAATGTTCGACAAGCATACTCTTTGAGTGTGCAAGAAGAGACACAACaatag
- the LOC137829130 gene encoding uncharacterized protein, giving the protein MIIINLNIRRLGGGTKARYLNHLVSKEGADFLCLQETKTSSFSDARCFLLWRSCNIGWVHHEGINGAGSMLTMWNKEAFEYGSHAVGVGFIAIVGYHLEVKCHCVVVNVYAACNLQDKILLWEVLTSLKQSYQNLAWCLCGNFNAVRRPEERKGIRGYSSQKKEITGFNNFIETNGWMDIPGVGKNFTWFKANGTAKSRLDRFLVSEEWLHFWSASKQYVQQRVVSDHCALVLKSCVKDWGPKPFRTLDVWLKEPGFTAMIKDKWESYQVEGNRISVLKEKLKLLKAVLKEWNQKCVWLCGI; this is encoded by the coding sequence ATGATTATAATCAACCTCAATATTAGAAGGTTGGGAGGGGGGACAAAAGCAAGGTATTTGAATCACCTTGTGTCTAAGGAGGGTGCTGATTTTCTATGTTTGCAGGAAACGAAAACTTCTTCTTTCTCAGATGCCAGATGTTTTCTTTTGTGGAGAAGTTGTAACATTGGTTGGGTCCATCATGAAGGGATTAATGGGGCAGGAAGCATGTTAACAATGTGGAATAAGGAAGCATTCGAGTACGGAAGTCACGCTGTTGGGGTTGGCTTTATTGCTATAGTGGGTTATCACCTTGAAGTAAAATGTCATTGTGTGGTGGTAAATGTTTATGCAGCGTGTAACTTACAGGATAAAATTCTTTTGTGGGAAGTTTTAACGTCACTCAAGCAATCCTATCAGAATTTGGCTTGGTGCTTATGCGGCAACTTCAATGCCGTAAGGAGGCCCGAGGAGAGGAAAGGGATTAGAGGTTATTCAAGCCAAAAGAAGGAGATTACAGGGTTTAATAACTTTATTGAGACAAATGGTTGGATGGACATTCCTGGTGTAGGGAAAAACTTTACTTGGTTCAAAGCGAACGGCACAGCAAAGAGCAGACTAGATAGATTTCTGGTCTCTGAAGAGTGGCTTCATTTTTGGTCGGCATCCAAACAATATGTGCAACAGAGAGTCGTCTCGGATCACTGCGCTCTAGTCTTAAAATCATGCGTTAAAGATTGGGGGCCCAAACCTTTTAGAACCCTTGATGTATGGCTGAAGGAACCGGGGTTTACTGCAATGATAAAGGATAAATGGGAATCTTATCAGGTGGAAGGTAATCGCATTTCCGTTCTTAAAGAAAAGTTGAAACTCTTAAAGGCTGTTCTTAAGGAGTGGAACCAAAAGTGTGTTTGGCTGTGTGGAATCTGA